One genomic region from Buteo buteo chromosome 12, bButBut1.hap1.1, whole genome shotgun sequence encodes:
- the KLC4 gene encoding kinesin light chain 4 isoform X3, with product MSTMVYPREEKLDKLSQEEIISNTKLVMQGLEALKNEHNSILHSLLETIKCLKKDEEANLVHEKSNLLRKSVEMIELGLGEAQVMMALSNHLNAVESEKQKLRAQVRRLCQENQWLRDELANTQQKLQRSEQTVAQLEEEKKHLEFMNQLKKYDEDVSPSEEKEGDSAKDSLDDLFPNEEEEHGPGLPHQHSSAVAAAQQGGYEIPARLRTLHNLVIQYASQGRYEVAVPLCKQALEDLEKTSGHDHPDVATMLNILALVYRDQNKYKEAAHLLNDALSIREKTLGKDHPAVAATLNNLAVLYGKRGKYKEAEPLCKRALEIREKVLGKDHPDVAKQLNNLALLCQNQGKYDEVEYYYCRALEIYESCLGPDDPNVAKTKNNLASCYLKQGKYKDAEVLYKEILTRAHVKEFGSVDDEHKPIWMHAEEREEMSKSKHRDSAPYAEYGGWYKACKVSSPTVNTTLRNLGALYRRQGKLEAAETLEECAVRSRRQGIDPINQTKVVEILKEGDGTERRRSLGGSVKYENATDGSEEVSMGVEWSGA from the exons ATGTCCACCATGGTGTACCCAAGGGAGGAGAAACTGGACAAGCTGAGCCAAGAGGAGATAATTTCCAACACCAAGCTGGTGATGCAAGGGCTGGAGGCACTCAAGAATGAACACAACTCCATCCTGCACAGCTTGCTGGAGACCATCAAGTGCctgaagaaagatgaagaagCCAATCTCGTGCATGAGAAATCCAACCTGCTCCGCAAGTCAGTGGAGATGATTGAACTGGGGCTCGGAGAAGCTCAG GTGATGATGGCACTGTCCAACCACCTGAATGCTGTGGAGTCAGAGAAGCAGAAACTGCGTGCTCAGGTGCGGAGACTGTGCCAGGAGAACCAGTGGCTGCGTGACGAGCTTGCCAACAcccagcagaagctgcagcGTAGTGAGCAAACTGTGgctcagctggaggaggagaagaaacacCTTGAGTTCATGAACCAGCTGAAGAAGTATGATGAGGATGTCTCGCCTTCG gaggagaaggagggcgACTCTGCTAAGGACTCTCTGGATGATCTGTTCCCGAACGAGGAGGAGGAGCATGGTCCTGGAT TgccccaccagcacagcagcGCAGTGGCAGCTGCCCAGCAGGGAGGCTATGAGATTCCCGCACGCTTGCGCACCCTCCACAACCTTGTCATCCAGTACGCCTCACAGGGACGCTATGAGGTGGCTGTGCCGCTCTGCAAGCAGGCGCTGGAGGACCTGGAGAAGACATCAGGCCACGACCACCCTGATGTGGCCACCATGCTCAACATCCTGGCGCTAGTGTACAG GGATCAGAATAAATACAAAGAGGCAGCACACCTGTTGAATGATGCTCTCTCCATTCGTGAGAAGACTCTGGGCAAAGACCACCCAGCG GTGGCAGCAACTTTGAACAATCTGGCTGTTCTTTATGGCAAGAGAGGGAAGTACAAAGAAGCAGAGCCACTGTGTAAGCGAGCCCTGGAGATCCGTGAGAAG GTCCTAGGCAAAGACCATCCTGATGTGGCCAAGCAGCTGAACAATCTAGCCCTGCTGTGCCAGAACCAGGGCAAGTATGACGAGGTGGAGTACTATTACTGCCGGGCCCTGGAGATCTACGAGAGCTGCCTGGGTCCTGATGACCCCAATGTGGCCAAGACCAAGAACAACCTG GCCTCCTGTTACCTGAAGCAAGGCAAATACAAAGATGCAGAGGTGCTGTATAAGGAGATCCTTACCCGTGCTCACGTGAAGGAGTTTGGCTCCGTGGATG ATGAACACAAGCCAATCTGGATGCatgcagaggagagagaggagatgaGCAAG AGCAAGCACAGAGACAGTGCTCCCTACGCTGAGTACGGCGGCTGGTACAAGGCCTGTAAGGTTAGCAG CCCGACTGTGAACACCACCCTGAGGAACCTGGGTGCTCTATACCGACGCCAGGGCAAGCTAGAGGCAGCTGAGACCTTGGAGGAGTGTGCAGTTCGCTCTCGGCGACAG GGCATTGACCCGATCAACCAGACGAAGGTGGTGGAGATCCTGAAGGAGGGCGATGGCACAGAGAGACGTCGGAGCCTGGGGGGCAGCGTCAAGTACGAGAATGCCACAGACGGTAGCGAGGAAGTGAGTATGGGCGTGGAATGGAGCGGG GCTTAA
- the KLC4 gene encoding kinesin light chain 4 isoform X4, whose amino-acid sequence MSTMVYPREEKLDKLSQEEIISNTKLVMQGLEALKNEHNSILHSLLETIKCLKKDEEANLVHEKSNLLRKSVEMIELGLGEAQVMMALSNHLNAVESEKQKLRAQVRRLCQENQWLRDELANTQQKLQRSEQTVAQLEEEKKHLEFMNQLKKYDEDVSPSEEKEGDSAKDSLDDLFPNEEEEHGPGLPHQHSSAVAAAQQGGYEIPARLRTLHNLVIQYASQGRYEVAVPLCKQALEDLEKTSGHDHPDVATMLNILALVYRDQNKYKEAAHLLNDALSIREKTLGKDHPAVAATLNNLAVLYGKRGKYKEAEPLCKRALEIREKVLGKDHPDVAKQLNNLALLCQNQGKYDEVEYYYCRALEIYESCLGPDDPNVAKTKNNLASCYLKQGKYKDAEVLYKEILTRAHVKEFGSVDDEHKPIWMHAEEREEMSKSKHRDSAPYAEYGGWYKACKVSSPTVNTTLRNLGALYRRQGKLEAAETLEECAVRSRRQGIDPINQTKVVEILKEGDGTERRRSLGGSVKYENATDGSEEA is encoded by the exons ATGTCCACCATGGTGTACCCAAGGGAGGAGAAACTGGACAAGCTGAGCCAAGAGGAGATAATTTCCAACACCAAGCTGGTGATGCAAGGGCTGGAGGCACTCAAGAATGAACACAACTCCATCCTGCACAGCTTGCTGGAGACCATCAAGTGCctgaagaaagatgaagaagCCAATCTCGTGCATGAGAAATCCAACCTGCTCCGCAAGTCAGTGGAGATGATTGAACTGGGGCTCGGAGAAGCTCAG GTGATGATGGCACTGTCCAACCACCTGAATGCTGTGGAGTCAGAGAAGCAGAAACTGCGTGCTCAGGTGCGGAGACTGTGCCAGGAGAACCAGTGGCTGCGTGACGAGCTTGCCAACAcccagcagaagctgcagcGTAGTGAGCAAACTGTGgctcagctggaggaggagaagaaacacCTTGAGTTCATGAACCAGCTGAAGAAGTATGATGAGGATGTCTCGCCTTCG gaggagaaggagggcgACTCTGCTAAGGACTCTCTGGATGATCTGTTCCCGAACGAGGAGGAGGAGCATGGTCCTGGAT TgccccaccagcacagcagcGCAGTGGCAGCTGCCCAGCAGGGAGGCTATGAGATTCCCGCACGCTTGCGCACCCTCCACAACCTTGTCATCCAGTACGCCTCACAGGGACGCTATGAGGTGGCTGTGCCGCTCTGCAAGCAGGCGCTGGAGGACCTGGAGAAGACATCAGGCCACGACCACCCTGATGTGGCCACCATGCTCAACATCCTGGCGCTAGTGTACAG GGATCAGAATAAATACAAAGAGGCAGCACACCTGTTGAATGATGCTCTCTCCATTCGTGAGAAGACTCTGGGCAAAGACCACCCAGCG GTGGCAGCAACTTTGAACAATCTGGCTGTTCTTTATGGCAAGAGAGGGAAGTACAAAGAAGCAGAGCCACTGTGTAAGCGAGCCCTGGAGATCCGTGAGAAG GTCCTAGGCAAAGACCATCCTGATGTGGCCAAGCAGCTGAACAATCTAGCCCTGCTGTGCCAGAACCAGGGCAAGTATGACGAGGTGGAGTACTATTACTGCCGGGCCCTGGAGATCTACGAGAGCTGCCTGGGTCCTGATGACCCCAATGTGGCCAAGACCAAGAACAACCTG GCCTCCTGTTACCTGAAGCAAGGCAAATACAAAGATGCAGAGGTGCTGTATAAGGAGATCCTTACCCGTGCTCACGTGAAGGAGTTTGGCTCCGTGGATG ATGAACACAAGCCAATCTGGATGCatgcagaggagagagaggagatgaGCAAG AGCAAGCACAGAGACAGTGCTCCCTACGCTGAGTACGGCGGCTGGTACAAGGCCTGTAAGGTTAGCAG CCCGACTGTGAACACCACCCTGAGGAACCTGGGTGCTCTATACCGACGCCAGGGCAAGCTAGAGGCAGCTGAGACCTTGGAGGAGTGTGCAGTTCGCTCTCGGCGACAG GGCATTGACCCGATCAACCAGACGAAGGTGGTGGAGATCCTGAAGGAGGGCGATGGCACAGAGAGACGTCGGAGCCTGGGGGGCAGCGTCAAGTACGAGAATGCCACAGACGGTAGCGAGGAA GCTTAA
- the KLC4 gene encoding kinesin light chain 4 isoform X2 codes for MSTMVYPREEKLDKLSQEEIISNTKLVMQGLEALKNEHNSILHSLLETIKCLKKDEEANLVHEKSNLLRKSVEMIELGLGEAQVMMALSNHLNAVESEKQKLRAQVRRLCQENQWLRDELANTQQKLQRSEQTVAQLEEEKKHLEFMNQLKKYDEDVSPSEEKEGDSAKDSLDDLFPNEEEEHGPGLPHQHSSAVAAAQQGGYEIPARLRTLHNLVIQYASQGRYEVAVPLCKQALEDLEKTSGHDHPDVATMLNILALVYRDQNKYKEAAHLLNDALSIREKTLGKDHPAVAATLNNLAVLYGKRGKYKEAEPLCKRALEIREKVLGKDHPDVAKQLNNLALLCQNQGKYDEVEYYYCRALEIYESCLGPDDPNVAKTKNNLASCYLKQGKYKDAEVLYKEILTRAHVKEFGSVDDEHKPIWMHAEEREEMSKSKHRDSAPYAEYGGWYKACKVSSPTVNTTLRNLGALYRRQGKLEAAETLEECAVRSRRQGIDPINQTKVVEILKEGDGTERRRSLGGSVKYENATDGSEEDGSGTLQRSSSLGKIRDVIRRSSEMLVKKLQGNGPLEPRNTSMKRAASLNYLHKSSDASFEGTQGLRAESRGLSASSMDLSSHSSLLSSN; via the exons ATGTCCACCATGGTGTACCCAAGGGAGGAGAAACTGGACAAGCTGAGCCAAGAGGAGATAATTTCCAACACCAAGCTGGTGATGCAAGGGCTGGAGGCACTCAAGAATGAACACAACTCCATCCTGCACAGCTTGCTGGAGACCATCAAGTGCctgaagaaagatgaagaagCCAATCTCGTGCATGAGAAATCCAACCTGCTCCGCAAGTCAGTGGAGATGATTGAACTGGGGCTCGGAGAAGCTCAG GTGATGATGGCACTGTCCAACCACCTGAATGCTGTGGAGTCAGAGAAGCAGAAACTGCGTGCTCAGGTGCGGAGACTGTGCCAGGAGAACCAGTGGCTGCGTGACGAGCTTGCCAACAcccagcagaagctgcagcGTAGTGAGCAAACTGTGgctcagctggaggaggagaagaaacacCTTGAGTTCATGAACCAGCTGAAGAAGTATGATGAGGATGTCTCGCCTTCG gaggagaaggagggcgACTCTGCTAAGGACTCTCTGGATGATCTGTTCCCGAACGAGGAGGAGGAGCATGGTCCTGGAT TgccccaccagcacagcagcGCAGTGGCAGCTGCCCAGCAGGGAGGCTATGAGATTCCCGCACGCTTGCGCACCCTCCACAACCTTGTCATCCAGTACGCCTCACAGGGACGCTATGAGGTGGCTGTGCCGCTCTGCAAGCAGGCGCTGGAGGACCTGGAGAAGACATCAGGCCACGACCACCCTGATGTGGCCACCATGCTCAACATCCTGGCGCTAGTGTACAG GGATCAGAATAAATACAAAGAGGCAGCACACCTGTTGAATGATGCTCTCTCCATTCGTGAGAAGACTCTGGGCAAAGACCACCCAGCG GTGGCAGCAACTTTGAACAATCTGGCTGTTCTTTATGGCAAGAGAGGGAAGTACAAAGAAGCAGAGCCACTGTGTAAGCGAGCCCTGGAGATCCGTGAGAAG GTCCTAGGCAAAGACCATCCTGATGTGGCCAAGCAGCTGAACAATCTAGCCCTGCTGTGCCAGAACCAGGGCAAGTATGACGAGGTGGAGTACTATTACTGCCGGGCCCTGGAGATCTACGAGAGCTGCCTGGGTCCTGATGACCCCAATGTGGCCAAGACCAAGAACAACCTG GCCTCCTGTTACCTGAAGCAAGGCAAATACAAAGATGCAGAGGTGCTGTATAAGGAGATCCTTACCCGTGCTCACGTGAAGGAGTTTGGCTCCGTGGATG ATGAACACAAGCCAATCTGGATGCatgcagaggagagagaggagatgaGCAAG AGCAAGCACAGAGACAGTGCTCCCTACGCTGAGTACGGCGGCTGGTACAAGGCCTGTAAGGTTAGCAG CCCGACTGTGAACACCACCCTGAGGAACCTGGGTGCTCTATACCGACGCCAGGGCAAGCTAGAGGCAGCTGAGACCTTGGAGGAGTGTGCAGTTCGCTCTCGGCGACAG GGCATTGACCCGATCAACCAGACGAAGGTGGTGGAGATCCTGAAGGAGGGCGATGGCACAGAGAGACGTCGGAGCCTGGGGGGCAGCGTCAAGTACGAGAATGCCACAGACGGTAGCGAGGAA GATGGCAGTGGCACCCTCCAGcgcagcagctccctggggaaAATCCGGGATGTGATACGGAGGAGCAGTGAGATGTTGGTCAAGAAACTGCAGGGCAATGGTCCCCTGGAACCCAGGAACACCAG CATGAAACGAGCTGCATCATTAAATTACCTGCACAAGTCTAGCGATGCTTCGTTTGAG GGCACCCAAGGCCTCCGCGCGGAGAGCAGAGGCCTGAGCGCCAGCAGCATGGACCTGTCGTcccacagctccctgctctcctccaaCTGA
- the KLC4 gene encoding kinesin light chain 4 isoform X1, with protein sequence MSTMVYPREEKLDKLSQEEIISNTKLVMQGLEALKNEHNSILHSLLETIKCLKKDEEANLVHEKSNLLRKSVEMIELGLGEAQVMMALSNHLNAVESEKQKLRAQVRRLCQENQWLRDELANTQQKLQRSEQTVAQLEEEKKHLEFMNQLKKYDEDVSPSEEKEGDSAKDSLDDLFPNEEEEHGPGLPHQHSSAVAAAQQGGYEIPARLRTLHNLVIQYASQGRYEVAVPLCKQALEDLEKTSGHDHPDVATMLNILALVYRDQNKYKEAAHLLNDALSIREKTLGKDHPAVAATLNNLAVLYGKRGKYKEAEPLCKRALEIREKVLGKDHPDVAKQLNNLALLCQNQGKYDEVEYYYCRALEIYESCLGPDDPNVAKTKNNLASCYLKQGKYKDAEVLYKEILTRAHVKEFGSVDDEHKPIWMHAEEREEMSKSKHRDSAPYAEYGGWYKACKVSSPTVNTTLRNLGALYRRQGKLEAAETLEECAVRSRRQGIDPINQTKVVEILKEGDGTERRRSLGGSVKYENATDGSEEVSMGVEWSGDGSGTLQRSSSLGKIRDVIRRSSEMLVKKLQGNGPLEPRNTSMKRAASLNYLHKSSDASFEGTQGLRAESRGLSASSMDLSSHSSLLSSN encoded by the exons ATGTCCACCATGGTGTACCCAAGGGAGGAGAAACTGGACAAGCTGAGCCAAGAGGAGATAATTTCCAACACCAAGCTGGTGATGCAAGGGCTGGAGGCACTCAAGAATGAACACAACTCCATCCTGCACAGCTTGCTGGAGACCATCAAGTGCctgaagaaagatgaagaagCCAATCTCGTGCATGAGAAATCCAACCTGCTCCGCAAGTCAGTGGAGATGATTGAACTGGGGCTCGGAGAAGCTCAG GTGATGATGGCACTGTCCAACCACCTGAATGCTGTGGAGTCAGAGAAGCAGAAACTGCGTGCTCAGGTGCGGAGACTGTGCCAGGAGAACCAGTGGCTGCGTGACGAGCTTGCCAACAcccagcagaagctgcagcGTAGTGAGCAAACTGTGgctcagctggaggaggagaagaaacacCTTGAGTTCATGAACCAGCTGAAGAAGTATGATGAGGATGTCTCGCCTTCG gaggagaaggagggcgACTCTGCTAAGGACTCTCTGGATGATCTGTTCCCGAACGAGGAGGAGGAGCATGGTCCTGGAT TgccccaccagcacagcagcGCAGTGGCAGCTGCCCAGCAGGGAGGCTATGAGATTCCCGCACGCTTGCGCACCCTCCACAACCTTGTCATCCAGTACGCCTCACAGGGACGCTATGAGGTGGCTGTGCCGCTCTGCAAGCAGGCGCTGGAGGACCTGGAGAAGACATCAGGCCACGACCACCCTGATGTGGCCACCATGCTCAACATCCTGGCGCTAGTGTACAG GGATCAGAATAAATACAAAGAGGCAGCACACCTGTTGAATGATGCTCTCTCCATTCGTGAGAAGACTCTGGGCAAAGACCACCCAGCG GTGGCAGCAACTTTGAACAATCTGGCTGTTCTTTATGGCAAGAGAGGGAAGTACAAAGAAGCAGAGCCACTGTGTAAGCGAGCCCTGGAGATCCGTGAGAAG GTCCTAGGCAAAGACCATCCTGATGTGGCCAAGCAGCTGAACAATCTAGCCCTGCTGTGCCAGAACCAGGGCAAGTATGACGAGGTGGAGTACTATTACTGCCGGGCCCTGGAGATCTACGAGAGCTGCCTGGGTCCTGATGACCCCAATGTGGCCAAGACCAAGAACAACCTG GCCTCCTGTTACCTGAAGCAAGGCAAATACAAAGATGCAGAGGTGCTGTATAAGGAGATCCTTACCCGTGCTCACGTGAAGGAGTTTGGCTCCGTGGATG ATGAACACAAGCCAATCTGGATGCatgcagaggagagagaggagatgaGCAAG AGCAAGCACAGAGACAGTGCTCCCTACGCTGAGTACGGCGGCTGGTACAAGGCCTGTAAGGTTAGCAG CCCGACTGTGAACACCACCCTGAGGAACCTGGGTGCTCTATACCGACGCCAGGGCAAGCTAGAGGCAGCTGAGACCTTGGAGGAGTGTGCAGTTCGCTCTCGGCGACAG GGCATTGACCCGATCAACCAGACGAAGGTGGTGGAGATCCTGAAGGAGGGCGATGGCACAGAGAGACGTCGGAGCCTGGGGGGCAGCGTCAAGTACGAGAATGCCACAGACGGTAGCGAGGAAGTGAGTATGGGCGTGGAATGGAGCGGG GATGGCAGTGGCACCCTCCAGcgcagcagctccctggggaaAATCCGGGATGTGATACGGAGGAGCAGTGAGATGTTGGTCAAGAAACTGCAGGGCAATGGTCCCCTGGAACCCAGGAACACCAG CATGAAACGAGCTGCATCATTAAATTACCTGCACAAGTCTAGCGATGCTTCGTTTGAG GGCACCCAAGGCCTCCGCGCGGAGAGCAGAGGCCTGAGCGCCAGCAGCATGGACCTGTCGTcccacagctccctgctctcctccaaCTGA
- the LOC142037795 gene encoding heme-binding protein 1-like, producing MARITLEDLDGLGEEAAAGGDGEEEEDDDDEQERGRLFAHWEAVASTHRVSLPRDMAGPIVQMTRHNQTREPVPYVTLSQREKSEEAAYEERRYPAGKWACVTKGEPMYEQSISMSFMKLMRYICKENSVGCYLGMTVPVLNEIHLTKEGTELEREVLTAYYLPGEFQQNPPVPMDPEVRITERAPLRVITRVFYGMTTEETILREIALFWELLGSTDTVLRETYIVAAYENPSIPQRRNEIWFICRAE from the exons ATGGCGCGGATCACGCTGGAGGATTTGGACGGTCTGGGCGAGGAGGCCGCCGCCGGCGGAGacggcgaggaggaggaggacgacgACGACGAGCAGGAACGGGGCCGGTTGTTCGCGCACTGGGAAGCCGTAGCCAGCACGCACCGAGTGAGCCTGCCCCGGG ACATGGCGGGCCCGATCGTCCAGATGACCCGGCACAACCAGACTCGTGAGCCCGTGCCGTACGTTACCCTCTCGCAGCGTGAGAAG AGCGAGGAAGCAGCCTACGAGGAGCGGCGGTACCCAGCTGGGAAGTGGGCATGTGTCACCAAGGGGGAGCCCATGTATGAGCAGAGCATCTCCATGAGCTTCATGAAGCTCATGCGCTACATCTGCAAGGAGAACTCTGTAG GTTGCTATCTGGGCATGACAGTCCCAGTGCTCAACGAAATCCACCTGACCAAGGAGGGGACCGAGCTGGAGCGTGAAGTCCTAACTGCCTATTATCTCCCGGGAGAGTTCCAGCAAAACCCTCCTGTTCCAATGGACCCCGAAGTCCGCATCACCGAGAGGGCACCGCTCCGGGTTATAACCAG GGTTTTCTACGGGATGACCACTGAGGAGACGATTCTGCGAGAGATCGCTCTCTTCTGGGAGCTCTTGGGCTCCACAGACACTGTGCTCCGGGAAACCTACATCGTGGCTGCTTATGAAAATCCCAGCATCCCTCAGCGCCGCAACGAGATCTGGTTCATCTGCCGAGCAGAGTGA